A single genomic interval of Aureliella helgolandensis harbors:
- a CDS encoding DUF1552 domain-containing protein, with protein sequence MSLTIQRRTFLRGSAGVALPLPFLNLMTSTSFGRETPQPPVRFMSLFKPNGVHPPSWNINGGAEYDFRMSPLMRPFEKHKRDLLILDNIGDFGFASHANSTRRFLSGHHANTKSASIDQMIAEKIGGATAHRSLELTTEGLFTNQIGCSYISYDSAGQAIPRESDPQLIFDRLFRSPLGNSQKRREMSSLLDRVGEDARSLERKAGYEDRQTLDEYLGVVRETEKRLERFGEANKQTEIDFSDLQRPLRAGNLNEQVETMLDLIALAMWTDSTRCVTYMLGNSNSRMIFDFLGITEQHHYLSHFFRNFSRQNLDALLKISVWHMEKFDYLLTKLKSYRDHNGTLLDHSIVMFGSGMGHSDNHTVTRIPMILAGQGGGLLKTGRYLRYSENQPVGKLHLALLDAFGVDIDTYATASEPLAGLDGGPIEFFQERPFASWVKQEEAGSVTVQGRLRMSDDLNEAKIFYVDVEGQPAVRVDVEFRDFHQFNLAYHCGTPITLTGDGAEQGGTIRITKVKDLKSVFGKLPGTQDG encoded by the coding sequence ATGAGCCTAACTATCCAACGACGGACATTTCTGAGGGGTTCTGCGGGTGTCGCATTGCCATTGCCGTTCCTGAATTTGATGACATCCACATCATTCGGCCGGGAGACGCCGCAGCCACCGGTTCGATTCATGTCGCTGTTCAAGCCCAATGGGGTCCATCCACCTTCTTGGAATATCAATGGTGGCGCTGAGTATGATTTCCGCATGTCACCGTTGATGAGACCATTTGAAAAACACAAACGTGACTTGTTGATTTTGGACAACATTGGCGATTTTGGATTCGCATCTCACGCGAACTCGACACGCCGATTTCTTAGCGGTCACCATGCGAATACGAAGTCGGCGTCGATCGACCAAATGATTGCTGAAAAGATCGGAGGAGCGACTGCCCATCGTTCGCTCGAGTTAACCACGGAAGGTCTGTTCACCAATCAGATTGGTTGCAGCTATATTTCCTACGACTCCGCTGGACAAGCTATCCCACGCGAGAGTGATCCCCAGCTCATTTTCGATCGTTTGTTTCGAAGCCCGTTGGGGAATTCGCAGAAGCGGCGCGAGATGAGCAGCCTACTCGATCGCGTCGGGGAAGACGCACGGTCCTTGGAACGTAAAGCAGGCTATGAGGATCGACAAACACTCGATGAGTACTTGGGAGTGGTTCGTGAGACGGAGAAACGCCTGGAGAGATTCGGTGAGGCGAACAAGCAAACCGAGATTGACTTTTCCGACCTACAGCGACCCTTGCGGGCTGGAAACTTGAACGAGCAGGTTGAAACAATGCTCGACCTGATCGCCTTGGCAATGTGGACCGATTCGACCAGGTGTGTAACCTACATGCTGGGGAATAGCAACAGTCGGATGATTTTCGATTTCTTGGGAATCACCGAACAACACCACTATCTATCGCACTTCTTTCGCAACTTTTCGCGTCAAAATCTCGATGCCCTACTGAAAATCAGCGTTTGGCACATGGAGAAATTTGACTATTTGCTCACCAAGCTCAAGTCGTACAGGGACCACAACGGTACCTTGCTTGATCACAGTATTGTGATGTTTGGTTCGGGCATGGGGCATAGTGATAATCATACGGTAACGCGTATTCCCATGATTCTCGCGGGCCAAGGCGGTGGGCTGCTCAAGACAGGGCGTTACCTCCGCTATTCCGAGAATCAACCCGTTGGCAAGTTGCATCTGGCCCTGCTAGATGCCTTTGGGGTCGATATTGATACGTATGCAACCGCATCTGAACCGCTGGCAGGCTTAGATGGCGGCCCTATCGAATTTTTCCAAGAGCGTCCGTTTGCGAGTTGGGTAAAGCAAGAGGAGGCGGGAAGCGTTACGGTGCAAGGCCGTTTGCGAATGTCGGACGACTTGAATGAAGCCAAAATCTTTTACGTCGATGTCGAGGGCCAACCGGCTGTGCGGGTGGATGTTGAGTTCCGTGATTTCCATCAGTTCAACCTAGCCTATCACTGTGGAACCCCCATTACATTGACCGGTGATGGGGCAGAGCAAGGAGGTACGATCCGTATTACAAAAGTCAAAGACTTAAAGTCCGTGTTTGGCAAGCTGCCTGGAACTCAAGATGGGTGA
- a CDS encoding DUF1592 domain-containing protein — protein sequence MNTLHCVLVFSALIAGVSQCVLADEFEVEIQPVLAKYCIDCHSGVDAQGEVDLAAYQADDQIEASFRVWESVAERLTDRDMPPEGESQPTDIERSRILDWYQRRFVDSVEARPGTFRPRRLSATEYRNTLRSLFGFDLEVSIIEAEQTQVQKSLVLKLLPDDPPGRSGFRNDTHGNPLTTVIWDQYSLLVDHGLSEFFAPQNRFALEAYVGPLEPGFTEQQAERLLRSFVPRALRRPVPPIELNAIIRRVLDRDESEELVDVVKAELKAVLMSPTFLYRGLRMVRVPGQQPVDDFELAERLSYFLWGDLPDAVLVKLAEQNALSEYEVLVAQVDRMLASPKSRHLAEDFAYQWLTIGEIEHSTDNYPLRQTWEAQVVDFMHYLFTEDRPLMELIDSKVSFINPLIAKHYGRDRQQLTDYRKAKGIEVEFVGLQKIKLEHSLGRGGILTMPGILAMNQGPVLRGTWILERILGDELPDPPMDVGSVPPNRDGEELTFRQRFEVHRNNPTCASCHDKIDPLGFALQRYDQTGTYLAPSQSVVTKKNKVVKPVSDSGDRIDTSGRLPSGEPFEDMEGLKRILASSERRAILHNIVERTMAYALCRALEIHDKPVVDQIVSDLDRSNGSYRDLFQAIVLSLPFRETINPTN from the coding sequence GTGAACACACTCCACTGCGTCCTTGTTTTCAGTGCTCTAATTGCTGGCGTGAGTCAGTGCGTGTTGGCGGATGAGTTCGAGGTGGAGATCCAGCCGGTGCTGGCAAAGTACTGCATTGATTGTCACAGTGGTGTGGACGCTCAAGGCGAAGTTGACCTCGCTGCATATCAGGCTGACGACCAAATCGAAGCTTCTTTTCGGGTTTGGGAGAGCGTCGCAGAACGATTGACCGACCGAGATATGCCGCCCGAGGGAGAGTCGCAACCAACCGACATTGAAAGGTCGCGAATCTTAGATTGGTACCAGCGGCGATTTGTGGACTCGGTCGAGGCACGACCGGGGACGTTTCGCCCCAGAAGGCTATCGGCAACCGAATATCGGAACACGCTTCGCTCGCTATTCGGCTTCGACTTGGAAGTGTCCATTATAGAAGCGGAACAAACGCAAGTTCAAAAATCGCTGGTGTTAAAGCTTTTGCCCGATGATCCACCTGGACGGAGTGGATTTCGTAATGATACCCATGGCAATCCGTTGACGACGGTCATTTGGGATCAATATTCGTTGTTGGTCGATCATGGGCTGAGCGAGTTCTTCGCTCCTCAAAACCGATTTGCGTTGGAAGCTTATGTGGGGCCGTTGGAGCCCGGCTTTACCGAACAGCAGGCTGAACGGCTACTGCGGAGTTTTGTTCCGCGAGCTCTGCGGCGGCCAGTCCCACCAATTGAACTGAATGCAATCATCCGACGAGTTCTTGACCGAGATGAAAGTGAAGAGCTAGTCGACGTGGTGAAAGCGGAGCTCAAGGCGGTATTGATGTCACCGACGTTCCTCTATCGTGGTCTGCGGATGGTACGAGTTCCAGGACAACAGCCAGTTGACGATTTCGAATTGGCGGAACGACTCTCGTACTTTTTGTGGGGAGATCTTCCAGATGCTGTGCTCGTAAAACTAGCGGAACAGAATGCATTAAGTGAATACGAAGTACTCGTGGCGCAGGTTGACCGCATGCTCGCATCGCCCAAGTCGCGGCATCTCGCGGAAGACTTTGCATATCAGTGGTTGACGATTGGCGAAATCGAGCACTCGACCGACAACTATCCGCTGCGACAGACTTGGGAAGCACAGGTCGTCGACTTCATGCACTATTTGTTCACTGAAGATCGTCCACTCATGGAATTGATCGATTCCAAAGTGTCGTTCATCAATCCCTTGATTGCCAAGCATTACGGTCGGGATCGCCAGCAATTGACCGATTATCGGAAAGCGAAAGGGATTGAGGTTGAATTTGTTGGGCTTCAAAAAATCAAGCTTGAGCATAGCCTGGGACGCGGTGGGATCTTAACCATGCCCGGCATTTTGGCAATGAACCAGGGACCAGTGCTTCGAGGAACTTGGATCTTAGAACGTATTCTGGGCGACGAGCTTCCCGACCCGCCCATGGATGTTGGCAGCGTACCACCGAATCGCGATGGCGAGGAGTTAACCTTTCGCCAACGATTTGAAGTGCATCGGAATAACCCGACTTGCGCATCATGTCATGATAAAATTGATCCACTTGGTTTTGCCCTACAGCGATACGATCAGACAGGGACGTACCTGGCTCCGAGCCAATCGGTCGTGACGAAGAAGAACAAGGTCGTTAAGCCAGTATCCGATTCTGGCGACCGCATTGATACTTCGGGGCGACTCCCGTCGGGAGAGCCGTTTGAAGACATGGAAGGCTTGAAGCGTATTTTGGCATCGAGTGAGCGGCGGGCTATCTTGCACAACATCGTGGAGCGGACGATGGCGTACGCGCTGTGTAGGGCGTTGGAAATTCATGACAAACCGGTTGTTGACCAGATTGTGTCGGATCTCGATCGCAGCAATGGATCCTATCGCGATCTATTTCAGGCGATAGTGCTTAGCTTACCGTTTCGCGAAACGATCAACCCCACCAACTAG
- a CDS encoding dienelactone hydrolase family protein, which translates to MTFSTRMALAILIPAFLCNSIPAHDFSLSELPGTEPLRIKGDIAAQMVDGIDGFLLRSLEDSVANRESFYHRDLTSPDAYSQSLSPNRQQLARIIGASDVRHAFTELEFVADTATSQVVEENDRYKIYAVRWPVVRNVHGEGLWLVPHQPAIARVIAVPDADQTPEMIVGVAEGQTPAFQYARQLVENGCEVLVPTVISREYKSRNGRAKMTNREYLYRSSFVLGRHIIGHEVQKILAAVDWFSLGEGKPIGVVGYGEGGLLSMYSAALDTRIEAACIGGYFGSRQRMWEQPISRNVFGLLEAFGDGELGAMIMPRSLTIDGTGGPELQLPGEGGAPALLTAPGDREVATEIERLRELIQPFPARVQHVRPDGGSLSSSIDPRATAQFWSELTGRPLAEFQVAESVSPVAEVDRSAERHQRQFTELEQHNQWLLQQSEAERRAFLNLGSHLPDTQPGRFPVDTSSLESYERSMEPYREYFREEVIGHFKQPLLEFNARSRKVYDEPKWAGYEVVLDVFPGVFTSGILCLPKDLRAGERRPVVVCQHGLEGRPEDIVTGDHRAYHDFAAKLAERGYVTFAPQNPYIGQDRFRTLQRKANPLKKTLFSIIVPQHQQIVNWLKSQPFVEGEKIAFYGLSYGGKSAMRIPPLVPDYCLSICSADFNEWVDKNSTTQADYSYVWTPEYEIFEFDLGGTFNYAEMAALIAPRPFMVERGHFDGVGTDENVAHEFAKVRFLYAARLGIADRCAIEWFVGPHTINGKGTFEFLDRHLKSK; encoded by the coding sequence GTGACGTTTTCCACTCGGATGGCACTGGCCATTCTAATTCCTGCGTTCCTGTGTAACTCCATACCCGCTCATGATTTTAGTTTAAGCGAGTTGCCGGGGACGGAACCGTTGAGGATCAAGGGGGATATTGCTGCGCAGATGGTAGATGGCATCGACGGTTTTTTGCTGCGAAGTCTCGAAGATTCTGTTGCGAATCGCGAAAGTTTTTACCATCGCGACCTGACTTCCCCCGACGCCTACAGTCAATCGTTGTCTCCCAATCGCCAACAACTGGCGAGGATCATCGGGGCTAGTGACGTTAGACACGCGTTTACGGAGCTCGAATTCGTGGCGGATACGGCTACGTCGCAAGTCGTAGAAGAGAATGATCGCTACAAAATCTATGCAGTTCGTTGGCCTGTGGTTCGCAACGTCCACGGTGAAGGGCTGTGGCTGGTACCACACCAACCGGCAATAGCGCGAGTCATTGCAGTTCCTGACGCGGATCAAACACCGGAAATGATTGTTGGTGTTGCGGAGGGGCAGACGCCAGCCTTTCAGTATGCTCGTCAATTGGTAGAGAACGGCTGCGAAGTGCTCGTGCCGACAGTTATTAGCCGTGAGTACAAGTCACGAAACGGTCGTGCGAAAATGACCAATCGGGAGTATCTCTACCGCAGTTCGTTTGTGCTGGGGAGACACATTATCGGGCACGAAGTTCAAAAGATTTTGGCGGCCGTGGATTGGTTCAGCCTTGGGGAGGGGAAACCCATTGGTGTTGTGGGATACGGTGAAGGCGGCCTCCTGTCTATGTACAGTGCAGCTCTAGACACTCGCATCGAAGCGGCCTGCATTGGTGGTTATTTTGGATCGCGGCAGCGCATGTGGGAGCAGCCGATCAGTCGCAATGTTTTTGGCCTGTTGGAAGCGTTCGGAGACGGCGAGCTGGGAGCGATGATCATGCCTCGCTCCCTGACGATCGATGGTACCGGTGGCCCTGAGCTACAACTGCCAGGAGAAGGTGGTGCTCCAGCATTGTTAACCGCCCCCGGTGATCGGGAGGTTGCCACCGAAATCGAGCGACTCCGGGAATTGATCCAACCCTTTCCAGCTCGCGTGCAGCACGTGCGACCTGATGGTGGGAGCTTGAGCTCATCGATCGATCCGCGAGCGACGGCGCAGTTCTGGAGCGAGCTGACAGGACGACCGTTGGCAGAGTTTCAGGTTGCAGAGAGTGTGTCCCCGGTAGCGGAAGTCGATCGGTCCGCCGAGCGCCACCAGCGGCAATTTACGGAATTGGAGCAGCACAATCAGTGGCTACTCCAGCAGAGTGAGGCAGAGCGACGCGCATTCCTGAATCTGGGCAGTCATCTACCCGATACGCAGCCAGGCAGGTTTCCGGTAGACACTTCATCCCTGGAAAGCTACGAACGTTCCATGGAGCCGTACCGCGAGTACTTTCGAGAGGAAGTAATCGGCCACTTTAAGCAACCGCTGTTGGAGTTTAATGCGAGAAGTCGCAAAGTCTATGATGAGCCGAAATGGGCTGGATACGAAGTCGTACTCGATGTGTTTCCAGGAGTGTTTACCAGCGGAATTCTTTGTTTGCCGAAGGATCTTCGAGCTGGTGAGCGGAGACCGGTGGTCGTTTGTCAACATGGACTGGAGGGACGCCCCGAGGACATCGTAACTGGAGACCATCGCGCGTACCACGATTTCGCGGCCAAGCTGGCAGAACGTGGGTATGTAACATTTGCTCCTCAGAATCCGTACATTGGGCAAGATCGCTTTCGAACACTGCAACGCAAGGCGAACCCACTGAAGAAGACTCTGTTTTCTATCATCGTCCCGCAGCATCAGCAGATTGTGAATTGGCTAAAGTCCCAGCCCTTTGTGGAAGGCGAGAAAATTGCCTTCTACGGGCTGTCGTATGGCGGGAAAAGTGCGATGCGAATTCCGCCTCTCGTGCCGGACTATTGCCTGTCTATCTGCTCAGCGGATTTCAATGAATGGGTCGATAAGAATTCGACGACACAAGCAGACTACTCTTACGTATGGACGCCGGAGTACGAGATCTTTGAGTTCGATTTAGGTGGCACGTTCAACTATGCAGAAATGGCGGCGCTGATTGCTCCTCGTCCCTTCATGGTGGAACGGGGGCATTTTGATGGGGTTGGCACCGATGAGAATGTGGCACACGAGTTTGCCAAAGTCCGTTTCCTGTATGCGGCGCGATTGGGGATCGCAGATCGGTGCGCGATCGAGTGGTTCGTGGGCCCACATACGATCAACGGTAAAGGTACCTTTGAATTCCTTGATCGCCATTTGAAATCGAAGTGA
- a CDS encoding dienelactone hydrolase family protein yields the protein MCDQDHFEDDLKRYSRRNFGTLAAAGVGAALLLPTAANAAEVAGQDVLIKTPDGECDAYFVAPKTGVHAAVLIWPDIFGLRPSFREMAGRLAESGYSVLVVNPFYRKQKAPTAAEGAKTPISEVRPLAQTLNATTHTTDAQAFVAWLDTQPQVDKNKKMGTTGYCMGGPIVLRTAATVADRVGAAVTFHGGGLVTENADSPHLLIPKMKAQFLIAVAENDDERDPKAKVVLKDAFADAQLKAEIEVYPAGHGWCPPDSRVHDPEQAAKAWQRMLLLFEKTLA from the coding sequence ATGTGCGATCAAGATCACTTTGAAGACGATCTCAAACGGTACTCACGCCGCAATTTTGGTACGCTGGCAGCAGCCGGAGTCGGTGCCGCCCTCTTGCTGCCGACGGCGGCGAACGCTGCTGAGGTAGCTGGGCAAGATGTGCTCATCAAGACTCCAGACGGTGAATGCGATGCGTACTTCGTGGCCCCCAAAACCGGTGTTCATGCAGCTGTGCTCATTTGGCCCGATATCTTTGGCCTACGCCCTTCGTTTCGTGAAATGGCTGGCCGCTTGGCCGAATCCGGATACAGCGTATTGGTCGTGAATCCCTTCTACCGCAAACAGAAGGCGCCTACGGCAGCGGAAGGTGCCAAAACTCCAATCTCAGAGGTCAGACCACTCGCCCAAACGCTGAACGCCACCACGCATACGACCGATGCACAAGCCTTCGTCGCCTGGCTCGATACTCAGCCTCAAGTCGACAAGAACAAGAAGATGGGCACCACCGGGTACTGCATGGGCGGGCCGATCGTCCTGCGTACCGCCGCGACCGTCGCAGACCGAGTGGGCGCAGCCGTTACGTTCCACGGTGGCGGATTGGTCACAGAAAATGCAGATAGCCCCCATCTGTTGATTCCCAAAATGAAGGCCCAGTTCCTCATCGCCGTTGCTGAGAACGACGACGAGCGCGATCCGAAGGCCAAAGTTGTGCTCAAAGATGCGTTCGCAGATGCTCAACTGAAGGCCGAAATCGAAGTCTATCCGGCTGGTCACGGTTGGTGTCCGCCCGATTCAAGAGTCCACGATCCGGAGCAAGCAGCCAAGGCTTGGCAACGCATGCTGCTACTATTCGAAAAGACCTTGGCCTAG